The proteins below come from a single Mercenaria mercenaria strain notata chromosome 3, MADL_Memer_1, whole genome shotgun sequence genomic window:
- the LOC123525686 gene encoding uncharacterized protein LOC123525686, which produces MSQRKERYGRLTVLLSGCVTKLSRRLVLKCVKDSSPGDHEPYPWEVKHFLKYNRGKILRSDHGSRKRDKMFNRSGNGYINIEDWDLPLCCFVLQEICQLPSNIAEDIKYVRKVRNQLCHAPSPELPDHRYEKHIGKLSQILQTGLAFIDDTDLKEEMMNEFDLCQTRLFRLDVDMCTDMNKDVDLGEIKTSLDQDDKEELIAVTRRDMVILANQAVPDAAVELVLTGCTDDNRNNISELLVSLFNKNLKNTDIFNELSQEHLKSIREAVSAAVTSLMSDGKEIISAKKKCVSLTIRCDSFVALASLLKECVTGEMTQKFDAVAMALRKAYSHCELCVVIYEYEFWKCIMETDTSDETDSDTSESRSIGHGYEEHKEIKSSTISDQEQRSRSLSVDESATKSKLGLNLVDTYVENECSNEEIKNQVEQQEYEITEKCKLHTTKLVECFCSRHDVLCCTICVVSEHLKCGENVIYIPNEVRGTDVTDSPELKMVTNKFKALTERTTNSQTRVKLNREAIDAYQGDAKSYINQLQKEMNERFEQMKCEIDEKLNDFRREDTENMEALDSYCSSVLTILAREANEIDEAEKSRNVCQLYTAMKKQKMNAFKLEQQVKEIENRNEINRYGFQPDSKLVDLLQGKLAGIGRIIKREAKTYKVRHVTNIDITAQEDNDSSTCCISGIAVLSDEHLVASDSENKLIKLVCIKESKVKSSVLLISSTADLTAINEKEIVVALPGVNTLQFVTLSDEIKLKVDRRISVDQACHGVAYHDNKLIVSFIPKTYLRPSTVQILDMSGKTLKFIYRTWIGSPGYLTINSSTNILYMSDWYNATVTNLSLDGDLNAVFLNKDMGKPSGIIHDSEGYVYVCGRKTNNIMQLSADCKQVQILEGLGANVLEPVSLAFNKADQRMYVGMNRSKVIKAFYLI; this is translated from the exons ATGTCACAACGTAAAGAAAGGTACGGTCGACTAACTGTTCTCTTGTCAGGGTGTGTAACGAAATTGAGCAGACGCTTGGTGTTGAAATGCGTGAAAGATTCGTCACCCGGAGACCACGAACCATATCCGTGGGAAGTTAAGCATTTCTTGAAGTACAACAGAGGAAAGATCTTGCGCTCAGATCATGGATCTCGCAAAAGGGATAAGATGTTTAATCGCAGCGGAAATGGATATATCAACATTGAGGACTGGGATCTCCCGCTCTGCTGTTTCGTCTTACAAGAAATCTGTCAACTTCCGTCAAATATAGCTGAAGACatcaaatatgtaagaaaagtCCGCAACCAGTTGTGTCATGCTCCAAGTCCAGAACTGCCTGACCACAGATACGAAAAACATATAGGCAAACTTAGTCAAATACTTCAGACAGGACTGGCGTTTATTGATGACACTGATTTGAAAGAAGAAATGATGAACGAGTTTGACCTCTGCCAGACAAGGCTGTTTAGATTAGACGTGGACATGTGTACAGATATGAATAAGGATGTGGACTTAGGCGAAATCAAGACAAGTCTTGATCAAGACGATAAAG AAGAATTAATTGCTGTTACAAGACGAGACATGGTAATACTAGCGAATCAGGCAGTCCCAG ACGCTGCTGTTGAACTCGTTCTGACGGGATGCACGGACGACAACCGAAATAATATATCTGAGCTCCTTGTCAGTCTGTTTAATAAAAACTTAAAGAACACAGATATTTTCAATGAGCTGTCACAGGAGCATCTGAAAAGCATTCGAGAAGCCGTTTCTGCTGCAGTTACCTCACTTATGTCTGATGGAAAAGAAATAATATCTGCAAAGAAGAAATGCGTCAGCCTTACAATAAGGTGTGACTCATTTGTCGCCCTTGCATCTTTATTGAAAGAATGTGTCACGGGGGAAATGACGCAGAAATTTGACGCAGTGGCAATGGCATTACGGAAAGCTTACAGTCATTGTGAGCTATGTGTTGTAATTTATGAGTATGAATTCTGGAAATGCATTATGGAGACAG ATACTTCAGATGAGACAGATAGCGACACTAGTGAATCAAGAAGTATTGGTCATGGTTATGAAGaacacaaagaaataaaatcaagcaCAATTAGTGATCAAGAACAGCGGAGTCGGTCTCTTTCCGTTGATGAATCGGCAACAAAAAGTAAACTGGGTCTAAACTTAGTGGATACGTATGTTGAAAATGAATGTTCCAACGAAGAAATCAAGAATCAGGTTGAACAACAAGAATATGAGATTACTGAAAAATGCAAATTGCATACAACCAAATTAGTAGAATGCTTTTGTAGTCGCCACGACGTGCTTTGTTGCACAATTTGTGTTGTATCTGAGCATTTAAAGTGTGGGGAAAATGTTATATACATTCCTAACGAAGTTCGTGGCACCGACGTGACTGACAGTccagagctaaaaatggtaacaaATAAATTCAAAGCTCTTACTGAAAGAACAACTAACAGTCAAACTCGTGTAAAATTGAATAGAGAAGCCATCGATGCTTACCAAGGTGATGCAAAATCATATATAAACCAGTTACAGAAAGAAATGAATGAACGCTTTGAACAGATGAAGTGTGAAATTGACGAAAAATTGAACGACTTCAGGAGAGAGGACACTGAAAATATGGAAGCTCTGGACTCATACTGTTCCTCTGTCTTAACAATATTAGCAAGAGAAGCAAATGAAATCGATGAAGCTGAGAAAAGCAGGAATGTGTGCCAACTGTATACAGCTATGAAGAAACAAAAGATGAACGCGTTCAAGCTTGAGCAACAGGTGAAAGAAATcgaaaacagaaatgaaataaatcgataTGGATTTCAGCCAGATTCTAAACTTGTTGATTTATTACAAGGAAAACTGGCAGGTATAGGTCGCATTATAAAACGGGAAGCCAAGACATACAAAGTAAGGCATGTAACCAATATTGACATAACTGCACAAGAAGACAATGACTCTAGCACATGTTGTATTTCGGGAATAGCAGTTCTGTCTGATGAGCATTTAGTAGCCAGTGATTCCGAAAATAAACTAATAAAACTAGTATGCATCAAGGAAAGCAAAGTTAAATCGTCCGTTTTGCTAATCTCCTCTACAGCAGATTTAACTGcaattaatgaaaaagaaatcgtCGTTGCACTTCCAGGTGTGAACACTTTGCAGTTTGTGACATTATcagatgaaataaaattgaaggTCGATCGAAGAATTTCAGTAGATCAAGCATGTCACGGCGTTGCTTATCATGATAACAAGTTGATCGTTTCCTTTATCCCTAAAACGTACTTGCGACCGAGCACAGTGCAAATTCTAGATATGTCGGGAAAAACACTGAAGTTCATATATCGAACGTGGATTGGAAGTCCAGGTTACCTTACCATCAATAGTTCAACAAACATCCTGTACATGTCGGACTGGTATAATGCAACCGTGACTAACTTGTCTCTGGACGGCGACTTAAACGCAGTGTTTTTAAACAAGGACATGGGAAAGCCAAGTGGTATTATTCATGACTCAGAAGGTTATGTGTATGTATGTGGTCGTAAAACTAACAACATCATGCAGTTGTCTGCTGACTGTAAACAAGTTCAGATACTAGAAGGACTTGGGGCTAATGTGCTTGAACCTGTTAGCTTAGCTTTCAACAAGGCTGACCAAAGGATGTATGTTGGAATGAATAGAAGTAAGGTCATCAAGGCATTCTATCTGATATGA